A window of the Lolium perenne isolate Kyuss_39 chromosome 7, Kyuss_2.0, whole genome shotgun sequence genome harbors these coding sequences:
- the LOC127301012 gene encoding stromal cell-derived factor 2-like protein — translation MAAASFALALLLYLGLDFPEASPAQSYAAEPDTAVEISYGSVIKLMHERTKFRLHSHDVPYGSGSGQQSVTGFPNVDDANSYWIVRPQPDTSAKQGHPITHGTIVRLQHMRTRKWLHSHLHASPITGNLEVSCFGGEGESDTGDYWMLEIEGSGKTWRQKQRIRLRHVDTGGYLHSHDRKYTRIAGGQQEVCGVGDKRPDNVWVAAEGVYLPVSQPK, via the exons ATGGCTGCCGCGTCCTTCGCGCTCGCGTTGCTGCTCTACCTCGGCCTCGATTTCCCTGAGGCGTCGCCGGCGCAGTCCTACGCCGCCGAACCGGATACCGCTGTCGAG ATTTCCTACGGATCAGTGATCAAGTTGATGCATGAGAGGACCAAGTTTCGGCTGCATTCCCACGACGTGCCCTATGGATCTGGGAGCGGCCAGCAGTCGGTCACCGGCTTCCCCAATGTGGACGACGCCAATAGCTACTGG ATCGTGAGACCTCAGCCGGATACTTCAGCAAAACAAGGCCATCCTATAACACATGGAACAATCGTAAGGCTTCAACATATGAGGACAAGAAAGTGGTTGCACAGTCATCTGCATGCTTCTCCcattacaggaaatttggag GTTAGTTGCTTTGGTGGCGAGGGTGAATCAGATACGGGAGATTATTGGAT GCTTGAGATCGAGGGCAGTGGAAAAACGTGGCGGCAAAAGCAGAGAATTCGATTGCGCCATGTTGACACTGGTGGCTATCTCCACAGCCATGACAGGAAGTACACCCGCATTGCGGGGGGGCAGCAAGAG GTATGCGGGGTTGGCGACAAGCGACCTGACAATGTCTGGGTTGCAGCTGAAGGCGTCTACCTCCCGGTGAGCCAGCCCAAATAG
- the LOC127303847 gene encoding uncharacterized protein — translation MEVVHVEEEEGEEVQLAREEVLAPSLELNLLGGLAGEADKGKAKAKDATGPSVEQQAAAAAAASGEKRRMFKCNYCQRKFYTSQALGGHQNAHKRERSIAKRVAAGRGAGAGLYDPLVPHHLRFPNLWPYSAAGRSFLGRGGSAVGPFYGMTMHHHGWGAQPSLAGLARHASPAYPPEAYGYGASSRAPIPAFPEPAPAIQWAGGSGAGTGNGGDQSVNEVKKREEIAGNIDLTLKL, via the coding sequence ATGGAGGTGGTgcatgtggaggaggaggagggagaggaggtGCAGCTGGCCAGGGAGGAGGTGCTGGCTCCGTCGCTGGAACTGAACCTCCTCGGCGGGCTCGCTGGCGAGGCGGATAAGGGAAAGGCCAAGGCGAAGGATGCAACGGGGCCGTCGGTGGAGcagcaggccgccgccgccgccgccgcaagcGGCGAGAAGCGGCGCATGTTCAAGTGCAACTACTGCCAGCGCAAGTTCTACACCTCCCAGGCGCTGGGCGGCCACCAGAACGCGCACAAGCGCGAGCGCTCCATCGCCAAGCGCGTCGCCGCGGggcgcggcgccggcgccggcctgTACGACCCGCTCGTCCCGCACCACCTCCGCTTCCCCAACCTCTGGCCCTACTCCGCCGCGGGAAGGTCCTTCCTGGGCCGCGGAGGCTCCGCCGTCGGGCCTTTCTACGGGATGACCATGCACCACCACGGTTGGGGCGCCCAGCCGTCCCTAGCAGGGCTCGCGCGTCACGCTAGCCCAGCATACCCGCCGGAGGCCTACGGCTACGGCGCGTCGTCCAGGGCCCCTATCCCGGCCTTTCCCGAACCCGCGCCGGCAATCCAGTGGGCTGGTGGCAGCGGTGCCGGTACTGGCAACGGCGGCGATCAAAGCGTCAATGAAGTGAAGAAAAGGGAGGAGATCGCTGGCAACATAGACCTGACTCTCAAGCTCTAG